Proteins from one Oryza sativa Japonica Group chromosome 12, ASM3414082v1 genomic window:
- the LOC4351503 gene encoding uncharacterized protein isoform X2 encodes MRLQERLKDLRLQEEIWRILSKICAYEGTETISSPIPILVYSTSDPQLWEAAVRYQEQVGGRVRFPLLYLKVDNESGKVVDVGKYWDDRHGVGEPRGRFKSFKWFADKHKMFTAEAETASSTKSTAQLQQHSYSEEEDLTMYKSHQQLQVSEEKDTTIEENSEKKWHARLIDEYIRGILEGMITQIRRLRTMRMFSLRVLWKLTHVLLVNFNISRR; translated from the exons ATGCGCTTACAGGAACGCCTCAAAGACCTACGGCTTCAGGAGGAAATTTGGCGTATCCTTTCCAAGATTTGCGCCTATGAGGGGACGGAGACGATCTCGAGTCCGATACCCATCTTAGTTTACTCGACATCAG acCCACAGCTTTGGGAGGCCGCTGTCCGCTACCAGGAGCAAGTCGGTGGGAGAGTAAGATTTCCCCTTCTGTATCTCAAGGTGGACAACGAGTCCGGGAAGGTTGTGGACGTGGGAAAGTACTGGGACGATCGGCACGGCGTGGGAGAACCTAGAGGTCGTTTCAAGTCATTCAAATG GTTTGCGGACAAGCATAAAATGTTTACGGCTGAAGCTGAAACAGCATCCTCCACCAAATCGACTGCACAACTTCAGCAGCACTCGTATTCAGAGGAGGAAGATTTGACCAT GTACAAATCCCATCAACAATTACAGGTCTCAGAGGAGAAAGATACAACCATAGAAGAAAACTCAGAGAAAAAGTGGCATGCACGTCTCATAGATGAATACATTCGTGGAATATTGGAAGG AATGATAACTCAGATACGGAGATTGAGGACGATGAGAATGTTCTCTCTAAGAGTCCTGTGGAAGTTGACCCATGTGCTATTGGTCAATTTCAACATTTCAAGGAGATGA